From a single Fusobacterium sp. DD2 genomic region:
- a CDS encoding AzlD domain-containing protein — protein MTQYQIAITIGLAVFGTVLTRCISFILFPDPEKIPDFVKYLGRVLPFAVMGLLVVYSYKDISFADPKGVICKFIASAIVIGLHIYKRNMLLSIAGGTIAYVTMVHCFLS, from the coding sequence ATGACACAATATCAGATAGCTATAACTATTGGTCTTGCTGTATTTGGAACTGTACTTACAAGATGTATATCTTTTATACTTTTTCCAGATCCAGAGAAAATACCAGATTTTGTAAAATATTTAGGAAGAGTTCTTCCTTTTGCTGTAATGGGGCTTTTAGTTGTATATTCATATAAAGATATATCCTTTGCAGATCCTAAAGGTGTAATATGCAAATTTATAGCCAGTGCAATTGTTATAGGGCTTCACATATACAAGAGAAATATGCTTTTAAGTATAGCAGGTGGAACAATAGCATATGTAACAATGGTTCATTGTTTTTTAAGTTAA